The proteins below are encoded in one region of Hordeum vulgare subsp. vulgare chromosome 3H, MorexV3_pseudomolecules_assembly, whole genome shotgun sequence:
- the LOC123445099 gene encoding PHD finger protein ALFIN-LIKE 6-like, producing the protein MDGAGAGGAYVARTAEEVFRDLRGRRAGMIKALTEDVDKFFKLCDPEKENLCLYGYPNETWEVTLPAEEVPPEIPEPALGINFARDGMNEKDWLALVAVHSDSWLLSVAFYFGARFGFDKDNRRRLFNMINNLPTIYEVVTGIAKKQSKEKTPNSSSKSSKPSMKVLSRAEPRAKAKVPAPKDEEESGEDEGDDEEEEHDNTLCGTCGTNDGKDEFWICCDNCEKWYHGKCVKITPARAEHIKHYRCPECTNGGSNSNKRVKT; encoded by the exons ATGGATGGCGCCGGCGCAGGAGGGGCGTACGTCGCGCGCACGGCGGAGGAGGTCTTCCGCGACCTCCGCGGCCGCCGCGCCGGCATGATCAAGGCCCTCACCGAAG ATGTGGACAAGTTCTTCAAGCTCTGCGACCCTG AAAAGGAGAACTTGTGCCTTTATGGATATCCCAATGAGACATGGGAAGTGACCTTGCCAGCTGAGGAAGTGCCCCCAGAGATCCCTGAACCAGCATTAGGAATCAACTTCGCTAGGGATGGAATGAATGAGAAGGATTGGTTGGCGCTAGTTGCAGTTCACAGTGATTCCTGGTTACTGTCCGTCGCATTCTACTTTGGAGCCCGCTTTGGCTTCGACAAAGACAATAG GAGGCGACTGTTCAACATGATAAACAACTTGCCCACTATATACGAGGTAGTGACAGGAATTGCCAAGAAGCAGTCAAAGGAGAAGACtccgaacagcagtagcaagagcaGCAAGCCCAGTATGAAAGTG CTGTCGAGAGCCGAGCCCCGTGCAAAGGCGAAGGTGCCGGCCcccaaggacgaggaggagagcgGCGAGGAcgagggcgacgacgaggaggaggagcacgacaACACTCTTTGCGGGACTTGCGGCACCAATGACGGCAAGGACGAGTTCTGGATCTGCTGCGACAACTGCGAGAAGTGGTACCACGGCAAGTGCGTCAAGATCACGCCCGCCCGGGCGGAGCACATCAAGCACTACCGGTGCCCGGAGTGCACCAACGGCGGCTCCAACAGCAACAAGAGGGTCAAGACATGA